The region AAAGCAAATAGCTTCAAGTGCCGACTCAGTTATGTTCTGCTTATCCAAAGGACTTTCTGCTCCAGTTGGATCAATTCTGGCAGGTACAAAAGATTTTGTCGCGAAAGCCAGGAAGGGAAGAAAATTAATGGGTGGAGGAATGAGACAGGCTGGAGTTCTCGCTGCTGCCGGGATAATAGCACTGAATGAAATGATAGACAGACTTGCCGAAGATCATGAAAATGCAAAGTTGCTGGCAAATCTTCTAGATGAAATCCCTCAGATTCACGTTTTGAAAGATCAGCTCGATATAAACATGGTGTTTTTCAGTTTTAATACCATTGAACCAGAAATTTTTGTTGGTAAAATGTTAGAAAATGGCGTGAAAATCAATCCACCTCATGAAGGCATATACAGATTTGTGACTCACAAAGATATTTCAAAAGAAGATATTTACACAGTTGTGAAAATTATAAAAAGGATAGTAAAAATCTGATTCGGCTCTATTTACCATCTCGCGTAATGTTCTTCAGCCCATCCAAGGGCATCTCTGATTATGTAAACTTTTCTATCTCCATCCCTTACAAAACCTTTGAAGGTACCTACCATCTGATTAACGTTCGAACTGAGTAATATCAAGTTTGTTTTTGCAGAGCGGTGAAAGTATGGCTGAAACTCTATATCTACCTCATCACCGTTGAATGAATATATGTGCCAGGGTTTCATAAGGTCTGTTTTGTCATAAACAAATCTTACATCGCTTTCAATTTTGCTGAGTTTCCCATTTATCAAAACAGCATTCTCGTTCGTACCTGTTCCATCTGTCCAGCCAGCTCCAAGATTTACCCCGATAACAGTCCCATCATCTAAGCGCGTTGCAAAATTTGCCCAGTTCCAAAAAGTTAAATATTTCCACACACCCCTTCCAAAATCAAGTGTAGCGAAACTGTTATCTGGATCAAAATCATAACATTTCTCAGAAACAAATACTTTCCCCCTCACAGGCAAACAATATTGTTTACTTGTGAATTGATATCTATTCCAGTTCCATGGCACAACAACATTCAAAGATTCTATATTCTCTTGCAAAACCTCTAAATGGGCTTCTATTCTTTTGCCTTTTGCGACAAAGTGTGATTCTATAAATGTTTTTTCATCTCGCCTCAGAAATCTAATTTTCATATCTTTTGAATTGAATTCCACGTCTTTGTTCACAACATCTGGTAAATTGCAACCTGTTCCAAATGGAGTTAGAACCGTTCGCTCAATAAGTTCACCACTTTTTAGATCAAGAAAATAACAGAAAACAACACCTAAGTAATCTATATTTGAAACAGTCGCCGAGAACATGCAATTTTGATTGATAAATGCCCAGTAGTTCCATTTTTTCTTTCTCAAAAAATGACCATGAATATTGCAACGAATTAACGGCCGTCTGGACCATCCAAGTGCCATTGGATTGAGTTTGCCACTGGGCGTACATAAATCTGCCGAGTCTTTTATTTCAATGCTCATACGTTTCTTCATTCAGATCACTCCTGATTTTTTCAAGAATAGATTTAGCTGTTTCTGTCGATGCGATGCCCCCGAGTCCAGTTTCACGAAGTTCCTCGGGAATAGATCTTCCAACTTTTGCCATTGCCTCAACTACTTCATCAAAGGGAATTATGCTTTTTATACCACAGAGTGCCATCTCAGCACATGCTATTGCTATATTAACCGCTACAGCGTTTCTTTTGATACATGGCACTTCAACAAATCCACCAACTGGATCGCAAACAAGTCCCATCATAGATTTCAAAACCAAGGCAGCTGCATGAGAAACTTTTTCGGCATCATTTGAAAAACTATAAACAGCCACAGCACTTGCCATAGCTGCTGCGGTTCCTATTTCCGCTTGACATCCTGCGACTGCACCTGATGTAGAAACTACTCTGGCTATTTCATCTCCTACCGCCCCTGCCACTATTAGACTGTCTATCAACACATTATCAGGAAAGTCTTCAACCATTTTGAGTGCAAACAATACGCCGGGTACAACGCCACAAGAACCAGCAGTCGGGCACGCAACAATTTTACACATAGAAGCATTGGCCTCTGACACAGACAAAGCAGTGATCATGGCAACGTGTGCAAATTTACCAATCATGTGAGGTTCGTATTGCGATAACAACTCAGCATTTCCTCCACAGAGACCAGTTAATGTACGGTGTCTTTTGGCGTAATTTTTTTCGCAGACTTCG is a window of Pseudothermotoga elfii DSM 9442 = NBRC 107921 DNA encoding:
- a CDS encoding DUF2804 domain-containing protein, giving the protein MKKRMSIEIKDSADLCTPSGKLNPMALGWSRRPLIRCNIHGHFLRKKKWNYWAFINQNCMFSATVSNIDYLGVVFCYFLDLKSGELIERTVLTPFGTGCNLPDVVNKDVEFNSKDMKIRFLRRDEKTFIESHFVAKGKRIEAHLEVLQENIESLNVVVPWNWNRYQFTSKQYCLPVRGKVFVSEKCYDFDPDNSFATLDFGRGVWKYLTFWNWANFATRLDDGTVIGVNLGAGWTDGTGTNENAVLINGKLSKIESDVRFVYDKTDLMKPWHIYSFNGDEVDIEFQPYFHRSAKTNLILLSSNVNQMVGTFKGFVRDGDRKVYIIRDALGWAEEHYARW
- a CDS encoding L-serine ammonia-lyase, iron-sulfur-dependent, subunit beta, with the translated sequence MNFSELIELKNKTGQPFHEIVLISQMMENGSDPNIVREKITFLLKTMFEVCEKNYAKRHRTLTGLCGGNAELLSQYEPHMIGKFAHVAMITALSVSEANASMCKIVACPTAGSCGVVPGVLFALKMVEDFPDNVLIDSLIVAGAVGDEIARVVSTSGAVAGCQAEIGTAAAMASAVAVYSFSNDAEKVSHAAALVLKSMMGLVCDPVGGFVEVPCIKRNAVAVNIAIACAEMALCGIKSIIPFDEVVEAMAKVGRSIPEELRETGLGGIASTETAKSILEKIRSDLNEETYEH